A stretch of the Lolium perenne isolate Kyuss_39 chromosome 3, Kyuss_2.0, whole genome shotgun sequence genome encodes the following:
- the LOC127341164 gene encoding ABC transporter C family member 3: MSMPTALAPASLPLAAAMAAVLEQQPLPLLLRPVLLHGAGAAAHLLLALAVAGHLVFAAGSHRSKEPAAAAARRAGFQWCRLAVRTTWALAASDVFLAAYTLVSWYLDMTGGGGWGPPDAVADQADAVSRAVAWLLLATYLQLQYRSRGEERFPAPLRLWWALFLLLSVLVVAVHAVAGLQYKIPVPALSWARDAFSVLAGAVLLVAGFSAEKGAVGGSASEEPLLNDASDTVESSMFTSAGFLSLLTFSWMWPLLAIGHRKTLDLDDVPDLDHGDTVAGLLPSFKDNLEALTSGGQKVTAFKLTRALVRTVWWHIAVTALYALIYSLAIYVGPYFIDSLVKYLNGDERYAGKGKLLVFTFIAAKVFECFSQRHWYFRIQQAGIRARSALVSLVYQKGLSLSSISRQSCSSGEMINIINVDAGRVDLFSWYIHDIWLMPLQIAMALFILYSTLGVASVAALGATVIVMLANVPPMKMQEKFQQELMDCKDVRMKATSEILRNMRILKLQGWEIKFLSKIIDLRKTEESWLKKYLYTSTVATFVFWGAPTFIAMITFGACMLLGVPLDSGKVLSALATFRVLQEPIYNLPDTISMIIQTKVSLDRIASFLCLEELPMDTVQRLPSGNSDVAIEVSNGCFSWDASAEVPTLKDLNFQTRQGMRVAVCGTVGSGKSSLLSCILGEMPKLSGEVKTCGTIAYVSQLAWIQSGKIQDNILFGKDMDSEKYDSVLESCSLKKDLEILPFGDKTVIGERGINLSGGQKQRIQIARALYQDADIYLFDDPFSAVDAHTGSHLFKECLLGALGSKTVVYVTHQIEFLPAADLILVMKGGRIAQAGKYDEILCSGEELMELVGAHQDALTALDVIDVANGVSDPFSSSGAASLSRSLSSAEEKDKQNDKEDVSKVQSGQLVQEEERVKGTVGFWVYWKYLTLAYGGALVPFVLIAQILFQVLQIASNYWMALASPVSKDVEPPVSMSTLIYVFVALAGASSLCILIRALFLVTAAYKTATLLFDKMHMSIFRAPMSFFDSTPSGRILNRASSDQSAVDTSIAEQMGSVAFSIIQLVGIIAVMSQVAWQVFVVFVPLTGACFWYQRYYIDTSRELQRLVGVCKAPIIQHFAESITGSATIRSFGKENQFVSTNSHLIDAFSRPKFYNAAAKEWLCFRLFALSCLTFAFSLIFLISLPAGLIDPAIAGLAVTYGLNLNTLQRSVVWYMCNLENKIISVERILQYISIPEEPSLSMSGDKLPYKWPSEGEIQLQNLHVRYAPQLPFVLKGLTFTFPGAMKTGIVGRTGSGKSTLIQALFRIVDPTFGRILVDDVDVCTIGLHDLRSRLSIIPQDPTMFEGTIRSNLDPLGEYNDNQIWGALDNCQLGDEVRKKELKLDSPVIENGENWSVGQRQLVCLGRVILKRTKILVLDEATASVDTATDNLIQKTLRENFSEATVITIAHRITSVLDSDMVLLLDNGVAVECGTPAKLLEGKSSLFSKLVAEYTMRATHT, from the exons ATGTCCATGCCCACCGCGCTCGCGCCCGCGTCGTTGCCTTTGGCGGCAGCGATGGCGGCGGTTCTCGAACAGCAGCCCCTGCCCTTGCTCCTCCGTCCGGTCCTCCTCCACGGCGCCGGCGCCGCGGCCCACCTCCTGCTCGCGCTCGCCGTCGCCGGCCACCTCGTCTTCGCCGCCGGCAGCCACCGCAGTAAGGAaccggccgcggcggcggcgagacGCGCCGGGTTCCAGTGGTGCCGGCTCGCCGTGCGCACCACGTGGGCTCTGGCGGCGTCCGACGTCTTCCTCGCCGCGTACACGCTGGTCTCGTGGTACCTGGACATGACCGGAGGCGGTGGATGGGGGCCGCCCGACGCGGTGGCGGACCAGGCCGACGCCGTGTCCCGCGCGGTGGCATGGTTGCTGCTCGCGACTTACCTGCAGCTCCAGTACCGCAGCCGCGGGGAGGAGCGGTTCCCCGCGCCGCTCAGGCTCTGGTGGGCGCTCTTCCTGCTGCTCTCCGTGCTCGTCGTCGCCGTCCACGCCGTGGCGGGCCTCCAGTACAAAATCCCCGTGCCCGCGCTATCATGGGCGCGCGACGCCTTCTCGGTCCTCGCGGGCGCTGTGCTGCTCGTCGCCGGGTTCTCGGCCGAGAAGGGCGCGGTGGGTGGCTCTGCTTCCGAGGAGCCTCTGCTCAATGACGCGAGCGACACCGTCGAGTCTTCCATGTTCACGagcgccggcttcctcagcctccTCACATTTTCCTGGATGTGGCCCCTGCTCGCCATCGGCCACAGGAAGACGCTTGACCTCGACGACGTCCCGGACCTTGACCACGGCGACACCGTCGCCGGCCTGCTCCCGTCATTCAAGGATAACCTCGAGGCACTCACCAGCGGTGGCCAGAAGGTCACGGCCTTCAAGCTCACTAGGGCCCTGGTGCGCACCGTGTGGTGGCACATCGCGGTGACCGCGCTCTATGCTCTGATCTACAGCCTTGCCATCTACGTTGGCCCTTACTTCATCGACTCCCTGGTAAAGTACCTCAACGGCGACGAGAGGTACGCCGGCAAGGGGAAGCTCCTTGTTTTCACCTTCATTGCAGCCAAGGTGTTCGAGTGCTTCTCACAGAGACACTGGTACTTCCGGATACAGCAAGCCGGGATACGTGCGCGGTCCGCGCTTGTCTCCCTCGTGTACCAGAAAGGGCTCTCCCTGTCCAGCATCTCGAGACAGAGCTGCAGCAGCGGCGAGATGATCAACATCATCAACGTGGATGCCGGCCGTGTGGACCTCTTCTCGTGGTACATCCACGATATCTGGTTGATGCCCCTCCAAATAGCCATGGCATTGTTCATCCTGTACTCCACCCTCGGGGTCGCCTCGGTGGCAGCACTTGGTGCCACCGTTATCGTTATGCTTGCAAATGTGCCTCCGATGAAAATGCAGGAGAAGTTCCAGCAGGAGCTGATGGACTGCAAGGATGTCAGGATGAAGGCGACATCTGAGATCTTGCGCAACATGAGAATTCTTAAACTGCAGGGGTGGGAGATTAAGTTCTTGTCCAAGATCATTGACCTGAGGAAGACAGAGGAAAGCTGGCTCAAGAAGTATCTTTACACGTCCACCGTGGCCACCTTCGTGTTCTGGGGTGCCCCGACCTTCATCGCGATGATAACCTTTGGAGCCTGCATGCTTCTAGGGGTACCATTGGACTCAGGGAAGGTGCTGTCTGCATTGGCCACGTTCCGGGTGCTTCAAGAACCAATATACAACCTTCCTGACACAATTTCAATGATAATTCAGACTAAGGTGTCTCTTGATAGAATAGCATCTTTCCTATGTCTTGAGGAGTTGCCGATGGATACTGTGCAGAGGTTGCCAAGTGGTAACTCAGATGTCGCAATTGAGGTCAGCAATGGGTGCTTCTCCTGGGATGCATCGGCTGAAGTGCCAACTCTGAAGGACCTGAACTTTCAAACTCGCCAAGGCATGCGTGTTGCAGTCTGCGGGACGGTCGGCTCTGGGAAATCAAGCTTGCTCTCTTGCATTCTTGGTGAGATGCCAAAGCTATCAGGAGAGGTCAAGACTTGCGGAACGATCGCATATGTCAGCCAGTTGGCATGGATACAGAGCGGCAAAATTCAGGACAACATACTCTTTGGCAAGGATATGGACAGTGAGAAGTATGACAGTGTCCTTGAGTCGTGTTctctgaagaaagacttggagatATTACCATTTGGCGACAAGACGGTTATTGGCGAGCGAGGCATAAATCTTAGTGGCGGGCAAAAGCAAAGGATTCAGATAGCACGAGCTTTGTATCAAGATGCCGACATCTATTTATTCGATGATCCATTCAGTGCAGTCGATGCGCATACAGGATCCCACCTCTTCAAG GAATGCTTGCTTGGGGCTTTGGGTTCAAAAACAGTGGTTTATGTTACTCATCAGATTGAATTCCTACCTGCAGCTGATCTTATTCTG GTAATGAAAGGTGGGAGAATAGCACAGGCAGGAAAATATGATGAAATACTTTGCTCAGGGGAAGAGCTAATGGAACTGGTTGGTGCTCACCAAGATGCTCTCACAGCATTGGACGTGATTGATGTTGCTAATGGAGTCAGTGATCCTTTCTCTTCCAGTGGCGCAGCAAGCCTTTCCAGGTCATTGTCATCAGCTGAGGAGAAAGATAAACAAAATGACAAAGAAGACGTTAGCAAGGTTCAAAGTGGGCAGCTGGTGCAGGAAGAGGAAAGGGTAAAGGGCACGGTTGGATTCTGGGTCTACTGGAAGTACCTTACATTGGCTTATGGGGGAGCTCTTGTACCATTTGTGTTAATAGCTCAGATActatttcaagtacttcagattgCTAGCAATTACTGGATGGCTTTGGCCTCTCCCGTGTCGAAAGATGTTGAGCCTCCAGTGAGCATGTCAACACTGATCTACGTCTTCGTCGCATTGGCTGGTGCAAGCTCGCTGTGCATCCTCATAAGAGCACTGTTTCTCGTGACAGCTGCATACAAGACAGCAACTCTGTTGTTCGATAAGATGCATATGTCAATATTCAGGGCTCCTATGTCTTTCTTCGATTCCACTCCGAGTGGGCGCATCTTGAATAGA GCCTCATCTGATCAAAGTGCAGTGGACACCAGCATTGCTGAACAGATGGGTTCTGTCGCATTTTCCATCATACAACTAGTTGGAATTATTGCTGTGATGTCTCAGGTTGCATGGCAGGTGTTCGTTGTTTTTGTTCCTCTAACTGGGGCCTGCTTCTGGTATCAG CGCTACTACATTGATACATCCAGAGAGCTGCAAAGGCTGGTAGGGGTTTGCAAAGCTCCTATAATACAACATTTTGCAGAATCCATTACTGGATCAGCAACCATCAGAAGTTTTGGCAAGGAGAATCAGTTTGTATCAACTAATAGCCATCTAATCGATGCCTTCTCTCGACCAAAATTCTATAACGCTGCAGCAAAGGAGTGGCTTTGCTTCCGCCTGTTTGCACTATCATGCCTTACATTTGCGTTCTCTTTGATATTTCTGATCAGTCTACCGGCTGGTCTCATTGATCCAG CAATTGCCGGTCTCGCTGTCACATATGGGCTTAATTTGAACACACTACAAAGATCTGTAGTCTGGTACATGTGTAACTTGGAGAACAAGATCATATCAGTAGAAAGAATTCTGCAATATATAAGCATTCCCGAAGAGCCCTCTCTTTCAATGTCAGGAGATAAGTTGCCTTATAAATGGCCGTCAGAGGGAGAAATTCAGCTCCAAAACCTCCAT GTGAGATATGCTCCACAACTACCATTTGTTCTGAAGGGCCTTACATTCACTTTTCCTGGAGCCATGAAGACTGGTATTGTTGGAAGAACAGGCAGTGGTAAATCAACTCTTATACAGGCCCTTTTCCGCATTGTGGATCCTACTTTCGGTCGGATACTAGTAGATGATGTTGATGTTTGCACCATTGGACTGCATGATCTGAGATCTAGACTGAGCATCATTCCACAAGACCCAACGATGTTCGAGGGAACTATCCGGAGCAACCTTGACCCTCTTGGAGAGTACAATGACAATCAAATTTGGGGG GCCTTGGATAATTGTCAGCTGGGAGATGAGGTTAGGAAAAAGGAGCTGAAACTTGACTCGCCAG TGATAGAGAATGGAGAGAACTGGAGCGTGGGTCAGCGTCAGCTTGTCTGCCTGGGCAGAGTGATTCTGAAAAGGACCAAGATACTGGTTCTGGACGAAGCCACAGCTTCAGTGGATACGGCCACAGACAACTTGATCCAGAAAACGCTACGGGAGAATTTTTCAGAGGCGACGGTCATCACAATTGCGCACCGAATCACCTCGGTCCTTGACAGTGACATGGTCTTGCTTCTCGACAACG GTGTGGCCGTGGAGTGCGGCACGCCAGCCAAGTTGCTGGAGGGCAAGTCGTCCCTGTTCTCAAAGCTTGTAGCAGAGTACACGATGAGGGCCACTCACACTTAG
- the LOC127341167 gene encoding uncharacterized protein, whose protein sequence is MAAQEQEQQAKTSTTSSLPSSSDRSSSSGPNNLKEGGAESDEEIRRVPEMGGGSASSGAGADGGDSKELAQAAAGDGGQAPKGAKKRGRAAGDKEQNRLKRLLRNRVSAQQARERKKAYMTELEVKAKDLELRNAELEQKVSTLQNENNTLRQILKNTTAHAVKKPSGSGGGKGGGDGAKKHHHFSKS, encoded by the exons ATGGCggcgcaggagcaggagcagcaggCCAAGACGAGCACCACGAGCTCGCTGCCGTCCAGCAGCGACCGCTCCTCCAGCTCCGGCCCCAACAACCTCAAGGAAGGAG GGGCGGAGAGCGACGAGGAGATACGGCGGGTGCCGGAGATGGGCGGCGGCTCGGCGTCGTCGGGCGCGGGCGCCGACGGCGGGGACagcaaggagctggcgcaggcggCGGCCGGGGACGGGGGCCAGGCCCCCAAGGGGGCCAAGAAGCGCGGCCGCGCCGCGGGGGACAAGGAGCAGAACCGGCTCAAGCGCCTGCTAAGGAACCGCGTGTCGGCGCAGCAGGCTCGGGAGCGGAAGAAGGCATACATGACGGAGCTGGAGGTCAAGGCCAAGGACCTGGAGCTACGCAATGCCGAGCTCGAGCAGAAGGTCTCCACGCTCCAGAACGAGAACAACACGCTCCGACAG ATACTGAAGAACACCACGGCGCACGCCGTGAAGAAGcccagcggcagcggcggcgggaaGGGAGGAGGAGACGGCGCCAAGAAGCACCACCACTTCAGCAAGAGCTGA
- the LOC127338142 gene encoding MAPK kinase substrate protein At1g80180, with product MAGLQRSSMTFRRSGSSGLVWDERLMSEDHSQMEPELKELKHSRSVGSVGLQRRRDGGVERGSQAYSARRVTPTLDPPSPKVPGCIFCGIFRKTGSSRPSKTRRY from the coding sequence ATGGCTGGACTGCAGAGATCTTCAATGACATTCAGGAGGTCTGGTTCATCAGGCTTGGTCTGGGATGAGAGGCTTATGTCGGAGGACCATAGCCAGATGGAGCCAGAGTTGAAGGAGCTCAAGCACTCCCGCAGCGTTGGGTCTGTTGGCCTGCAGCGCAGGCGAGACGGTGGCGTGGAGCGAGGCAGCCAGGCTTACTCTGCACGGCGTGTAACCCCGACACTGGATCCGCCTTCACCCAAGGTTCCTGGTTGCATCTTCTGTGGGATTTTCAGAAAGACGGGATCTTCAAGGCCATCTAAGACCAGAAGGTACTAG